One window of Bacteroidota bacterium genomic DNA carries:
- a CDS encoding ATP-binding protein has product MIRIALTGPESTGKSELAERLALHYNTLWVPEFAREYIASINRSYTLDDILLIAQKQFEHENAAALNANFMLFCDTEATVTKIWAEHSYRQCPEWIRENIASHHYDLYLLCNIDLPWQQDPQREHPHLRAYFFNLYQKELSDRNVPFAVISGNGESRLQNALEAVETMLKSKK; this is encoded by the coding sequence ATGATTCGGATAGCGCTCACCGGACCTGAATCTACGGGAAAATCGGAGCTCGCTGAGCGCCTTGCCTTGCATTACAATACACTTTGGGTGCCTGAGTTTGCACGTGAATATATAGCGTCGATAAATCGCAGCTATACCCTCGACGATATCTTATTGATTGCTCAAAAGCAGTTTGAACATGAAAATGCGGCTGCCTTGAATGCGAACTTTATGCTCTTTTGCGATACCGAAGCTACGGTCACTAAAATATGGGCTGAGCACAGTTATCGGCAGTGTCCCGAATGGATTCGGGAAAATATTGCATCCCATCATTATGATTTGTATTTGCTCTGTAATATTGACCTGCCCTGGCAGCAGGATCCACAGCGCGAACATCCGCATCTGCGTGCGTATTTTTTTAACCTTTATCAAAAAGAGTTATCCGACCGCAATGTGCCCTTTGCGGTTATTTCGGGTAATGGTGAGTCAAGACTTCAGAATGCCCTTGAAGCCGTTGAAACTATGCTGAAAAGCAAAAAGTAA
- a CDS encoding transketolase, which yields MLTADQLQATATQVRRDALRMIHAVNSGHPGGSLGCTDLITCLYFSIMKHQPSPFSMEGQGEDLFFLSNGHVAPAWYSVLARSGYFPVSELSTLRKLNSRLQGHPATAEGLPGIRVASGSLGQGLSVAIGAALSKKLNNDPQLVYSLHGDGELQEGQIWEAAMYAAGRKVDNIISVIDYNGKQIDGPVDEVLPLGDLHAKWAAFGWHVMEMDGNNIPELLDMMKIAKANTGKGKPVVILMKTEMGFGVDYMMGTHKWHGNSPNDEQLAKALAQLPETLGDY from the coding sequence ATGTTAACTGCAGACCAACTTCAAGCAACAGCAACTCAGGTACGCCGGGATGCACTAAGAATGATACATGCCGTAAATTCAGGACATCCGGGCGGTTCTCTCGGCTGCACCGACCTTATCACTTGCCTGTATTTTTCAATAATGAAACATCAGCCTTCGCCCTTCTCCATGGAAGGACAAGGTGAAGATTTGTTCTTTCTTTCTAATGGTCATGTAGCTCCCGCATGGTATAGTGTACTTGCCCGCAGCGGTTATTTTCCGGTAAGCGAGTTATCTACTTTGCGTAAGCTCAATTCACGGCTTCAAGGTCATCCGGCTACGGCCGAAGGTCTTCCGGGTATCAGAGTGGCTTCGGGCAGCCTTGGGCAGGGACTTTCAGTTGCCATTGGCGCAGCTCTTTCCAAGAAACTCAATAACGACCCTCAGCTTGTTTACAGCCTCCACGGCGATGGTGAACTGCAGGAAGGACAGATATGGGAAGCCGCTATGTACGCGGCCGGCCGAAAGGTTGACAATATTATTTCAGTAATCGATTATAACGGTAAACAAATAGACGGACCGGTTGACGAGGTATTGCCGCTTGGCGACCTTCATGCAAAATGGGCAGCATTTGGATGGCACGTTATGGAAATGGACGGAAACAACATTCCTGAGCTGCTCGATATGATGAAAATTGCAAAAGCAAATACAGGAAAGGGAAAACCCGTCGTTATACTTATGAAGACTGAGATGGGTTTTGGCGTTGATTATATGATGGGAACCCATAAATGGCACGGAAATTCACCTAATGATGAGCAGCTTGCAAAGGCACTCGCACAGCTTCCTGAAACACTGGGCGATTATTAA
- a CDS encoding VWA domain-containing protein, which yields MKIITKYFFLVLLIGMLANTSYSQVKDKEKPKPVTRILFLYDASQSMVAKWQSDRKITIAARLMSELLDSLKSVQNLELGLRIYGHQKNYPPQDCDDTRLEIPIGTGNIEKIKNKLKTVNPRGTTPIAASLEAAGGDFMPCDNCRNIIVLITDGLEECGGDPCAVSLSLQKKGIALKPFIIGIGRNFKEAFDCVGTYYDASTEKDFSMALKVVISQALNSTTAQVNLLDIYGNPTETNLNMTFYDDFSGLIKYNFIHTLDNRGYPDTLVLDPLLTYNVVVHTIPPVRKDSIKLTPGKHTVIPIDCPQGTLQLKVGGTFPNVKSYQCIVRQGGKMETLHVQSFDQDEKYLVGKYDLEVLSMPRMYVKDVDISQSKTTTVEIPMPGIAIIQPMAKGYGSLYLEEDNQLKWIYNLGENGQQETLYLLPGKYRVVFRSKFVTKSIFTIEKSFKVESGVTIRIPLYQ from the coding sequence TTGAAGATCATCACGAAATATTTCTTTTTAGTTCTCCTTATCGGGATGCTTGCGAATACCTCCTATTCGCAGGTAAAGGATAAAGAAAAACCAAAACCTGTCACGCGTATCTTATTCCTGTACGACGCATCACAGAGTATGGTGGCAAAATGGCAAAGCGACCGTAAAATTACGATTGCGGCGCGTCTGATGTCGGAATTACTCGACAGCCTGAAAAGCGTGCAAAATCTTGAACTTGGTTTGCGCATTTATGGACATCAGAAAAATTATCCGCCCCAGGATTGCGACGATACCCGGTTAGAAATTCCTATTGGTACGGGCAATATCGAAAAGATTAAGAATAAACTGAAGACCGTAAATCCGCGCGGAACTACACCAATTGCCGCATCGCTCGAAGCGGCCGGTGGTGACTTCATGCCCTGCGATAATTGCCGTAATATTATTGTATTGATAACCGATGGGCTCGAAGAATGTGGTGGTGACCCGTGTGCCGTATCACTTTCGTTGCAGAAAAAAGGAATAGCACTGAAACCGTTTATCATCGGCATCGGACGCAACTTCAAAGAAGCCTTTGATTGTGTAGGAACTTATTATGATGCTTCTACAGAAAAAGATTTCAGCATGGCGCTGAAAGTAGTGATATCACAAGCTTTAAACTCAACAACAGCTCAGGTGAATTTGCTCGATATATACGGAAATCCTACAGAGACAAACCTGAACATGACGTTTTACGATGACTTCAGCGGACTGATAAAATATAATTTCATTCATACGCTTGATAATCGCGGCTATCCTGACACACTCGTGCTTGACCCCTTGTTAACCTACAATGTAGTCGTTCATACAATTCCACCTGTAAGGAAGGATAGTATAAAGCTTACACCGGGCAAGCATACGGTGATACCGATTGACTGCCCCCAGGGAACACTGCAACTCAAAGTTGGCGGCACATTCCCAAATGTAAAAAGTTATCAGTGCATTGTGCGTCAGGGTGGCAAAATGGAAACACTGCATGTTCAGTCTTTTGATCAGGACGAAAAATACCTTGTCGGAAAATACGACCTCGAAGTCCTTTCAATGCCCAGAATGTATGTAAAAGATGTGGACATTTCACAGAGTAAAACCACCACGGTAGAGATTCCAATGCCCGGTATTGCTATCATTCAGCCTATGGCTAAAGGCTATGGCTCACTGTACCTCGAGGAGGATAATCAACTGAAATGGATTTACAACCTCGGCGAAAACGGCCAACAGGAAACATTGTATTTGTTGCCCGGGAAATACCGCGTGGTTTTCCGTTCAAAATTTGTCACAAAATCAATTTTTACCATAGAGAAATCATTTAAAGTGGAGAGTGGCGTTACAATACGCATTCCGCTGTACCAGTAA
- a CDS encoding transketolase family protein — MKQYTILNEKDTRSGFGEALHELGKINPDVVALVADLTGSLKMDAFAKDFPERFKQVGIAEANMIGIAAGLAIGGKIPFTGTFANFSTGRVYDQIRQSVAYSNKNVKICASHAGITLGEDGATHQIMEDIGLMKMLPNMTVINTCDFNQTKTATHAIAAHVGPVYLRFGRPKVPTFIPEDMKFEIGKALMLSEGTDVSIFATGHLVWKALQAAAILEEKGISAEVINIHTIKPLDAQAVIASVMKTGCVVTAEEHMMNGGLGDSIAQLLGRKLPTPLEMVAVNDHFGESGTPDELMKKFGLEASNVVDAALKVIGRKK; from the coding sequence ATGAAACAGTACACGATACTCAACGAAAAAGATACACGCTCCGGATTTGGTGAAGCATTGCATGAACTCGGAAAAATAAATCCCGATGTAGTGGCACTTGTGGCCGATCTTACCGGCTCGCTGAAAATGGACGCCTTTGCAAAGGATTTTCCCGAACGCTTCAAACAGGTTGGTATTGCTGAAGCGAACATGATTGGCATTGCCGCAGGACTGGCAATTGGTGGAAAAATTCCGTTTACCGGGACATTTGCAAATTTTTCTACAGGCCGTGTTTATGACCAGATACGGCAATCGGTGGCGTATTCGAACAAAAATGTAAAGATTTGCGCATCGCATGCCGGCATTACTTTAGGCGAAGACGGCGCCACGCATCAGATTATGGAAGACATCGGACTGATGAAGATGCTGCCGAATATGACCGTTATCAACACCTGCGATTTTAATCAGACCAAAACTGCCACGCATGCCATTGCTGCTCATGTCGGTCCGGTTTACCTGCGTTTCGGACGGCCGAAAGTTCCTACCTTCATTCCTGAAGACATGAAATTTGAGATTGGAAAAGCGCTGATGCTGAGCGAAGGTACCGATGTTTCAATTTTCGCTACCGGGCATCTGGTGTGGAAAGCCTTACAGGCCGCAGCTATACTGGAAGAGAAAGGCATCAGTGCCGAAGTCATCAACATACATACCATTAAACCGCTCGATGCTCAGGCCGTTATAGCTTCTGTGATGAAGACCGGCTGTGTTGTTACTGCCGAAGAACATATGATGAATGGTGGTTTGGGCGACAGTATTGCACAGCTGCTCGGACGCAAATTACCAACCCCTCTTGAAATGGTAGCTGTGAACGATCATTTTGGCGAAAGCGGAACTCCTGATGAGCTGATGAAAAAGTTCGGACTCGAAGCATCAAACGTTGTGGATGCCGCGCTCAAGGTGATTGGCAGGAAAAAATAA
- a CDS encoding shikimate kinase, whose protein sequence is MRIFIIGFMGSGKTTFGRKLAKKLGYRFADTDKLIEQKLGLTITEIFSSLGQQKFRDEEQLLLEEFGLHDDIVYATGGGLPCFSGNIEKINELGISIYMQLTPEALYSRLATSGARRPLLEGKEGDVLLAYITKELNRREKYYLKAQIVAGALSISPELVIGMLKHFG, encoded by the coding sequence ATGCGGATATTTATCATAGGCTTTATGGGAAGCGGCAAGACCACCTTTGGGCGCAAGCTTGCGAAAAAGCTGGGATACCGCTTTGCCGATACCGATAAACTGATTGAGCAGAAACTGGGGCTTACTATTACGGAGATATTCAGTTCACTCGGGCAACAAAAGTTCAGGGATGAAGAACAACTACTTTTGGAGGAATTCGGGCTTCATGATGATATAGTGTACGCCACGGGTGGCGGTTTGCCCTGTTTTTCGGGGAATATTGAAAAGATTAATGAACTGGGCATCTCCATTTATATGCAGCTTACACCTGAAGCTCTCTACAGCCGGCTTGCAACTTCAGGAGCACGCCGCCCCTTACTCGAAGGCAAAGAGGGTGATGTGCTGCTCGCCTACATCACAAAGGAATTAAATCGTCGTGAAAAGTATTATCTGAAAGCACAGATTGTTGCAGGCGCATTGAGCATTTCACCCGAACTGGTAATCGGAATGCTCAAACATTTCGGTTGA
- a CDS encoding oligosaccharide flippase family protein, with amino-acid sequence MIKRIWNDKFSRNVLTLMTGTVISQAIPIAISPILTRIYTPEDFGLFALFFSVTSILSIVISARYEMTIILPEDDKDAVNILFLSLVITTAVSIVTLILVLLFSDVFALWLHEPKIAGWLIFIPLSVFMIGIYQALSYWLNRKSRYTALSGTRITRSVGASLASLGLGFTSLKPGGLILGDTIGQSITSGYVAWDFWRNDRHLVHSITRANTLRLAKRYQHFPKFNMFSGLLEKGSGQVPMLLITSFWGLAVSGLFSLSMRVISVPGSVIARAIGDVFRQQANEEFLEKGNCRRSFRKMTILLSGLGIVPFSALFIFATPIFKFAFGSEWAVAGDYARIMTIMFFLQFIVSPLSNMFLIAEKQKIDLMIQAILFTFVCAAFLAGYNIFHNPVIAVILFTAVYSIKYCVEFYLSYRFSFGKKTV; translated from the coding sequence ATGATAAAACGCATCTGGAACGATAAATTTTCGCGCAATGTTCTCACCCTCATGACAGGTACCGTTATTTCTCAGGCCATCCCTATTGCTATATCTCCCATTCTTACGCGTATTTATACTCCGGAAGATTTCGGTCTGTTTGCATTATTTTTTAGTGTTACGTCTATTCTGAGTATTGTTATATCTGCCAGATACGAGATGACAATCATTCTCCCCGAAGATGATAAAGATGCCGTTAATATTTTGTTTCTCTCCCTCGTTATTACTACAGCGGTAAGTATTGTAACACTGATACTTGTTTTGCTTTTTTCTGATGTTTTTGCCCTTTGGCTCCATGAACCCAAGATAGCCGGTTGGCTTATTTTCATCCCTCTGTCTGTTTTTATGATAGGCATTTATCAGGCATTATCATACTGGCTGAACCGTAAAAGCCGCTATACTGCGCTTTCAGGGACGCGCATAACACGTTCTGTCGGGGCAAGTTTAGCCAGCCTCGGTTTAGGTTTTACTTCTTTGAAACCGGGCGGACTCATACTCGGCGATACTATCGGGCAATCCATAACTTCCGGTTATGTGGCATGGGATTTCTGGCGCAACGACCGTCATCTGGTACATTCAATTACAAGGGCAAATACGCTCAGGTTGGCAAAGAGATATCAGCATTTTCCAAAATTCAACATGTTCTCAGGCCTGCTTGAAAAAGGCTCCGGTCAGGTTCCAATGCTGCTTATCACCTCTTTTTGGGGGCTGGCGGTTTCGGGTTTGTTCTCGCTCTCAATGCGGGTAATCAGTGTGCCGGGAAGTGTGATAGCGCGCGCTATTGGCGATGTGTTCAGGCAGCAGGCTAACGAAGAGTTTCTTGAAAAAGGGAACTGTCGCCGCTCATTCCGCAAGATGACCATTCTGCTTTCTGGACTTGGCATTGTGCCCTTTTCGGCGCTTTTTATTTTTGCTACTCCGATATTCAAATTTGCATTTGGCTCTGAATGGGCTGTGGCAGGCGATTATGCACGCATCATGACCATCATGTTCTTTCTGCAATTTATTGTGAGCCCGCTCAGCAATATGTTCCTGATAGCCGAAAAACAAAAAATTGACCTGATGATACAGGCCATATTGTTTACTTTTGTGTGTGCGGCCTTTCTTGCCGGATATAATATTTTTCATAATCCGGTGATTGCCGTGATACTTTTTACTGCTGTTTACAGCATCAAATATTGTGTGGAGTTTTACCTGTCGTACAGGTTCAGCTTCGGAAAAAAGACTGTTTAA
- a CDS encoding N-acetyl sugar amidotransferase — MEQNSEYRICTRCIMDTSDPWITFDEQGVCNHCREYDKIVDNYLFVKNDGEKRLQEIADEINRTSKGNKFNCIVGLSGGVDSSYLTYKAVQLGLRPLVVHVDCGWNSEIAVKNIENICKALNLDLFTHVVNWEEMKDLQRSFFLANVANQDIPQDHAIFSGLYHYALKNNIKYVLNGSNFASESVLPRAWGYNALDYRHIRGIQKKFGKIKLKTYPHLTFFRRYIYFSFIRRINIVRVLNYIHYDREEAIKTMEKELGWRYYGGKHHESRFTKFFQAYYLPVKFGYDKRRAHYSSLILAGQENRESALAAMNEKSYKDNEIGEDLDYIAKKLDWTPEEFNAIIHQPNKTYKDYPSNEWIFNLGFKIRKKLFGK; from the coding sequence ATGGAACAAAACTCTGAATACCGCATCTGCACTCGCTGCATCATGGATACAAGCGATCCGTGGATTACATTCGACGAACAGGGCGTTTGCAATCACTGCCGTGAATACGATAAAATCGTTGATAATTATCTTTTTGTTAAAAACGATGGCGAAAAGCGCCTGCAGGAGATTGCCGACGAGATAAACCGCACTTCAAAAGGCAATAAATTTAACTGCATCGTTGGCCTGAGCGGTGGTGTTGACAGCTCCTACCTTACCTACAAAGCAGTGCAACTAGGGTTGAGACCGCTGGTAGTGCATGTTGATTGTGGCTGGAATTCTGAGATTGCAGTGAAGAACATTGAAAATATCTGTAAAGCTCTTAATCTCGACCTATTTACGCATGTAGTGAACTGGGAAGAGATGAAGGACTTACAGCGCTCGTTTTTTCTTGCAAATGTTGCCAATCAGGACATTCCTCAGGATCATGCGATATTCTCAGGGCTTTACCACTATGCTCTCAAGAATAATATCAAGTACGTTCTTAATGGCAGTAATTTCGCTTCCGAATCGGTATTACCGAGAGCTTGGGGCTACAATGCCCTTGATTATAGGCACATCCGCGGAATTCAGAAGAAATTTGGAAAAATTAAACTGAAGACCTATCCGCATCTTACGTTTTTCAGACGTTATATCTACTTCTCATTTATCAGACGCATCAATATTGTGCGTGTACTGAACTATATTCATTACGACAGGGAAGAGGCAATCAAAACTATGGAGAAGGAACTCGGATGGCGTTACTATGGCGGAAAACACCACGAGTCTCGTTTCACGAAATTTTTTCAGGCTTACTACCTTCCGGTTAAATTCGGTTATGATAAACGCAGAGCTCACTACTCAAGTTTGATACTTGCAGGTCAGGAAAATCGGGAATCGGCTCTTGCTGCGATGAATGAGAAATCATACAAAGACAATGAAATTGGCGAAGACCTTGATTATATCGCTAAAAAACTCGACTGGACTCCCGAAGAGTTCAATGCAATCATACATCAGCCTAATAAAACCTATAAAGATTATCCTTCCAATGAATGGATCTTCAACCTCGGTTTTAAAATACGGAAGAAGCTGTTTGGTAAATAG
- the hisH gene encoding imidazole glycerol phosphate synthase subunit HisH, whose protein sequence is MIVIVDYGMGNLGSIANMIHKLGCKSLITADPQAIMSADKLILPGVGAFDHGMNNLHQKGLAAALNTRVVEQKTPILGICLGMQLMGKSSEEGIEKGLGWIDGGCIKFSFSGDDMKLRIPHMGWNTVNIKKENPLLDNELEDTRYYFVHSYHMQCNDPAQVLATAVYGYEFPCVVWKDNIYGAQFHPEKSHKFGMRLLTHFIENC, encoded by the coding sequence ATGATTGTTATCGTAGATTACGGAATGGGTAATCTTGGCTCTATCGCCAATATGATTCATAAACTTGGATGCAAAAGTCTTATTACCGCTGATCCACAGGCGATAATGAGTGCGGATAAGCTGATTTTGCCCGGAGTAGGTGCCTTCGACCACGGTATGAACAACCTGCATCAGAAAGGCCTTGCAGCGGCCCTCAATACCCGTGTTGTAGAACAAAAGACTCCTATACTCGGAATTTGTCTTGGCATGCAACTGATGGGTAAAAGCAGCGAAGAAGGTATTGAAAAAGGACTTGGGTGGATTGATGGAGGCTGCATCAAATTCAGTTTCAGTGGTGATGATATGAAGCTGCGCATACCGCATATGGGCTGGAATACTGTGAATATCAAGAAAGAGAATCCATTGCTCGACAACGAACTGGAAGATACACGTTATTATTTCGTGCATTCATACCATATGCAGTGCAATGACCCTGCTCAGGTACTTGCAACAGCCGTTTATGGATATGAATTTCCCTGTGTTGTCTGGAAAGATAATATTTATGGCGCACAATTCCATCCGGAAAAAAGTCATAAGTTCGGCATGCGTTTGCTTACTCATTTTATTGAAAACTGCTGA
- a CDS encoding AglZ/HisF2 family acetamidino modification protein yields the protein MIQIRVIPALLLQDSGLVKTLKFKKPVYVGDPINAVRIFNEKEVDEIVFLDISRTKAKKPIQFSLIEKIANECFMPFCYGGGIRSIEDIRTLFKLGLEKAAINSYAVERPEFITEAADKFGSQSIVVSIDVKKNLFGKYNVYTQCGDHNTGKNPVEWAKEVERLGAGEIFINSIDREGTMEGYDIELIRAVSEAVGIPVIACGGAGTLEHLAEAINNTKASAVAAGSMFVFHKRRNAVLINYPERKELKTLFNK from the coding sequence ATGATACAGATACGCGTCATCCCGGCATTGCTGCTGCAAGACAGCGGCCTCGTAAAAACCCTGAAATTTAAAAAGCCCGTTTATGTGGGCGATCCTATAAATGCTGTCCGCATCTTCAATGAGAAAGAAGTTGATGAAATAGTGTTTCTGGATATCAGCCGCACTAAAGCCAAAAAGCCGATTCAGTTTAGCCTGATTGAAAAGATTGCTAACGAATGTTTCATGCCTTTCTGCTATGGTGGCGGCATTCGAAGCATTGAAGATATCAGGACACTGTTTAAACTCGGGCTCGAAAAAGCTGCGATTAACTCTTATGCGGTCGAAAGGCCTGAATTCATTACCGAAGCAGCTGATAAATTCGGAAGTCAGAGCATAGTGGTTTCCATTGATGTAAAGAAGAACCTCTTCGGAAAATACAATGTTTATACTCAATGTGGCGATCATAATACAGGCAAGAACCCTGTGGAATGGGCAAAAGAAGTGGAACGGCTGGGGGCAGGAGAAATTTTCATTAATTCAATTGACCGGGAAGGCACCATGGAAGGCTATGATATTGAACTGATACGTGCAGTTTCCGAAGCAGTTGGTATTCCTGTGATTGCCTGTGGTGGTGCAGGAACGCTGGAGCACCTTGCAGAAGCAATAAATAATACAAAAGCATCGGCTGTGGCCGCCGGAAGTATGTTCGTGTTCCACAAACGCCGTAATGCGGTGCTGATTAATTATCCCGAACGAAAAGAACTGAAAACATTATTTAATAAATAG
- a CDS encoding glycosyltransferase family 4 protein, with translation MSTPLLSKSVCHMTSAHTARDVRIFMKECRSLAAAGFDVMYIVPGAETCMVDNVRIIGVDVKKGSRLKRMLFTTRKVYKTAKSSGAGIFHFHDPELMIAGLLLKWSGKKVIYDVHEDIVKQILSKEYINKGFRKIVAYVIRNTERFIARRMDYCLTATESIRLKFVNLKAKTEAIFNYPLPEELPGEIVWANRKQQVCYTGVITSQRGLNTVLSAFEEDALKDIKLNLAGDASPETFLDELKASSGWKNVNFHGLVGRKEMYSILSDSRAGLVPFMPEPNHIEALPNKIFEYMSAGLPVIASDFPMWKELIEGNGVGICVEPGRTDLLAKAINELCNDDEKARQMGDKGRRLVLEKYNWRSEEIKLVQIYSDLLEL, from the coding sequence ATGTCAACTCCGCTTTTATCAAAATCTGTTTGCCACATGACCTCAGCCCACACGGCCCGGGATGTGAGGATTTTTATGAAAGAATGCCGTTCACTGGCTGCTGCCGGTTTTGACGTGATGTATATCGTTCCGGGGGCTGAAACATGCATGGTGGATAATGTCCGCATCATTGGTGTCGATGTAAAAAAAGGAAGCCGCCTGAAGCGAATGCTGTTTACCACGCGCAAGGTATATAAAACCGCTAAAAGTTCGGGCGCCGGGATATTTCATTTCCATGATCCTGAATTGATGATTGCAGGGCTGCTGCTGAAATGGTCCGGTAAAAAAGTGATTTATGATGTTCATGAAGATATTGTCAAGCAGATTCTCAGTAAGGAATATATCAATAAAGGTTTCAGAAAGATTGTCGCATATGTAATCAGGAATACTGAACGCTTCATTGCGCGTCGTATGGATTATTGCCTTACCGCTACCGAGTCGATAAGGCTCAAATTCGTGAACCTGAAAGCAAAAACTGAAGCGATTTTCAACTATCCGCTTCCCGAAGAATTGCCCGGTGAAATTGTTTGGGCGAACCGTAAACAGCAGGTTTGTTATACGGGTGTAATCACCTCACAGCGTGGTCTCAACACGGTGCTTTCTGCATTTGAAGAAGATGCGTTGAAAGATATTAAACTGAATTTGGCGGGCGACGCTTCTCCAGAGACGTTCCTTGATGAGCTGAAAGCTTCGTCCGGATGGAAAAATGTGAATTTTCACGGGCTGGTTGGCCGTAAAGAAATGTATAGTATTCTTTCAGATTCACGGGCCGGACTGGTTCCTTTTATGCCGGAGCCGAATCACATTGAAGCGCTGCCCAATAAAATATTTGAATACATGTCGGCAGGATTGCCGGTGATTGCTTCTGATTTTCCGATGTGGAAGGAACTGATTGAAGGAAACGGTGTTGGCATTTGTGTTGAGCCTGGGAGGACCGACCTGCTTGCGAAAGCTATTAATGAACTTTGCAATGATGATGAAAAGGCACGACAGATGGGCGATAAAGGACGCCGACTGGTGCTCGAAAAATATAATTGGCGCTCGGAAGAAATCAAACTCGTGCAGATTTATAGCGATTTATTAGAATTGTAA